A window of Mucilaginibacter paludis DSM 18603 contains these coding sequences:
- a CDS encoding aminotransferase class I/II-fold pyridoxal phosphate-dependent enzyme, with the protein MARELDNLYLDGKPGRTAVVNGKEFVFFSGYNYLGMNAEPEFMDLVLQGADKYGWLFPSSRISNTRLSVYEECEALLAQLTGSEGAVLLPSGFAAGRLATSYHQGKVHNAPGSHPAILQHKSALNSFNDWSNWALQQTGDANLDNPLIIASDSVNPLTATIYNFSFLASVKSPVLAIIDDSHGIGVIGTNGAGVSALVPQNKHVEYLFTYSLSKAFGISGGAISCSKEQVTAFKNRPEYSAVTPLSPAQVFAFNQGQHIYARQRERLMQNITYFENCIKDMPGIQHHAGLPVFVLPTLMDEGVFLDAGILISSFAYPDPMGQTLKRVVLNALHTPRDLDFLASVLQMAYQASPSLFP; encoded by the coding sequence ATGGCAAGAGAATTGGATAATTTATACTTAGACGGAAAGCCGGGCCGTACCGCTGTAGTGAACGGTAAGGAGTTTGTCTTTTTTTCGGGTTATAATTACTTAGGGATGAATGCCGAGCCCGAGTTTATGGATCTGGTGCTGCAAGGTGCCGATAAGTATGGCTGGCTTTTTCCATCGTCCAGAATCTCCAATACACGCTTGTCTGTTTACGAGGAGTGCGAAGCCTTACTTGCGCAACTTACCGGCAGCGAGGGGGCTGTATTATTGCCATCGGGCTTTGCTGCGGGGCGGCTGGCTACATCATACCATCAGGGTAAGGTGCATAATGCGCCAGGCTCGCATCCTGCCATTCTGCAGCATAAATCGGCATTAAATAGCTTTAACGACTGGAGCAACTGGGCTTTGCAGCAAACCGGGGATGCCAATTTGGATAACCCATTAATTATAGCCAGCGATTCTGTTAATCCCTTAACGGCTACCATCTATAATTTCTCTTTCCTGGCCAGCGTTAAAAGTCCGGTATTGGCCATAATTGACGATTCGCATGGCATTGGCGTTATCGGCACAAATGGCGCCGGTGTAAGTGCCTTGGTGCCGCAAAATAAACATGTGGAATATTTATTTACGTATTCATTATCCAAGGCTTTTGGCATTTCGGGTGGTGCCATAAGCTGTTCAAAAGAACAGGTAACAGCCTTTAAAAACAGGCCCGAGTATTCGGCGGTTACGCCTTTGTCGCCAGCACAGGTATTTGCGTTTAACCAGGGCCAGCATATTTACGCCAGGCAACGGGAGAGGCTGATGCAGAACATTACCTATTTTGAAAACTGCATCAAGGATATGCCGGGTATACAGCACCATGCGGGTTTGCCGGTATTTGTGTTACCAACTTTAATGGACGAAGGTGTTTTTTTGGATGCCGGAATACTGATCTCATCATTTGCTTATCCCGACCCTATGGGCCAAACACTTAAACGTGTGGTGTTAAATGCCTTGCATACCCCCCGCGATCTGGATTTTTTGGCATCTGTTTTGCAAATGGCTTACCAGGCATCGCCATCCCTTTTTCCCTAA
- a CDS encoding D-alanyl-D-alanine carboxypeptidase/D-alanyl-D-alanine-endopeptidase, which translates to MVQYFTSFFNFRMIKKITLSSLCTLILLFCLSQTVLAQRVPKRKIRKLIRQSEINRDHFTGFALYDPEKKKMVYELNADKYFIPASNTKLYTFYACLQMLGDSIPGLRYVVKGDSLIFWGTGDPAFLHSTLKSTKAFDLLKNAPQKLFYCASNYNGNFYGVGWPYDNYSDYYQAEITAMPLEDNVAVIKADKQGGLQIIPSYLKRYLQADSTYHPPKFTVHRDLASNQFKYPVRPVPPNFHEEIPWKTSAELTLALLEDTLKRSINLIDLKMPADAKLLYSAAADSVYKRMLLPSDNFIAEQLLLVCSSTLGGGMLSIEAAIAYCKKNLMNDLPDEPQWVDGSGLSRQNLFTPRTTIALLVKIQDKVANEQKLHSLLPTGGISGTLKNAYQTDKGIPFVWGKTGTLNNNHNQSGYLITRKGKRLLFCYMNNNYTRPTADIRNEMVRVMTEIHNRF; encoded by the coding sequence ATGGTTCAATATTTTACCTCTTTCTTTAATTTCAGGATGATTAAAAAAATAACATTAAGCAGTTTATGCACGCTTATCCTGCTTTTTTGCTTAAGCCAAACAGTGCTTGCACAACGGGTTCCGAAACGAAAGATCCGTAAACTGATCCGGCAGTCTGAAATTAACCGCGACCATTTTACCGGCTTTGCTTTGTATGATCCTGAAAAGAAGAAAATGGTTTATGAGTTGAATGCCGATAAGTATTTTATACCGGCATCTAACACCAAGCTCTACACCTTTTACGCGTGTTTGCAAATGCTGGGCGACTCGATACCCGGGCTGCGCTACGTGGTTAAAGGCGATTCATTGATTTTTTGGGGAACCGGCGATCCTGCTTTTCTGCACTCCACGCTAAAATCTACCAAGGCGTTTGATTTGTTGAAGAACGCCCCGCAAAAGCTATTTTACTGCGCATCAAATTATAACGGCAATTTTTACGGTGTGGGATGGCCCTATGATAATTATAGCGATTACTACCAGGCCGAAATAACCGCTATGCCGCTTGAAGATAATGTGGCTGTAATTAAAGCAGACAAGCAGGGAGGCTTGCAAATTATACCATCTTATTTAAAAAGGTATTTGCAGGCCGATAGTACTTATCATCCCCCCAAATTTACCGTACACCGCGATTTGGCATCCAACCAATTCAAGTACCCGGTACGCCCTGTTCCGCCCAACTTTCATGAAGAGATTCCATGGAAAACCAGTGCCGAATTAACGCTGGCTTTGCTGGAAGACACGCTTAAAAGATCAATCAACCTGATTGATCTGAAAATGCCTGCCGATGCCAAGCTATTGTACAGTGCCGCTGCCGATTCTGTTTACAAACGGATGCTTTTGCCCAGTGATAATTTTATAGCCGAGCAATTATTGCTGGTATGCTCATCCACACTTGGGGGTGGTATGTTAAGTATAGAGGCGGCCATTGCTTACTGCAAGAAGAATTTGATGAACGATTTACCCGACGAGCCCCAATGGGTGGATGGCTCCGGCTTATCAAGGCAAAATCTTTTCACGCCCAGAACCACCATTGCCCTGTTGGTAAAAATACAGGATAAAGTAGCTAACGAGCAGAAGCTGCACTCGTTGTTACCCACCGGTGGCATCTCTGGCACGTTAAAAAATGCTTATCAAACCGATAAGGGTATTCCTTTTGTTTGGGGCAAAACAGGTACGCTGAATAACAACCATAACCAAAGTGGCTACCTCATTACCCGTAAAGGTAAAAGGTTATTGTTTTGCTACATGAACAACAATTACACCCGCCCAACAGCGGATATACGTAATGAGATGGTACGGGTAATGACCGAGATTCATAACCGTTTTTGA